One genomic segment of Peribacillus sp. FSL H8-0477 includes these proteins:
- a CDS encoding EAL domain-containing protein — protein sequence MSPCACGVNFTIYTPGFLHIQGKVVLKGFNGLIEDSEGIYLPYNSKEELEAIVREILTLPNAAEIKGSILKSIQKTYHVYSLLELANRITHHEVMTIIQETEFNSIFQPIYSLENDQLFAYESLLRDPLARISPGELFETAQKTGMQSMLDQKARQAAIKNRAGFVPSGIKSFINFLPSTIYNPEFCLRHTFEAVKRYQVNPADLVFEVVETEKIHDIDHLKNIFTVYKREGIGVALDDFGSGFATLDVLIKLAPNYVKIDRSKIDYCDQLIEKQQFLKQVVALCKELGIITLAEGIERKEELQYCKQIGISLAQGYYLGKPGNLPA from the coding sequence ATGAGTCCATGTGCATGCGGCGTGAATTTTACAATCTATACACCTGGTTTTTTGCATATCCAAGGAAAGGTTGTATTGAAAGGTTTTAACGGGCTGATCGAGGACAGTGAAGGTATCTATTTACCCTATAATTCGAAGGAAGAATTAGAAGCAATTGTAAGGGAAATTCTTACTTTACCAAATGCTGCTGAAATCAAGGGTTCGATTCTAAAATCTATTCAAAAAACCTATCATGTGTATTCGCTATTGGAACTAGCCAATCGAATTACTCATCATGAAGTAATGACAATCATTCAAGAAACGGAATTCAACTCTATTTTTCAACCTATTTATTCTTTAGAAAATGACCAGCTTTTTGCATATGAATCACTTTTACGTGACCCGCTGGCAAGAATATCACCAGGAGAATTATTTGAAACAGCCCAAAAAACGGGTATGCAAAGTATGCTTGACCAAAAAGCTAGACAGGCCGCGATTAAGAACCGAGCAGGCTTTGTTCCAAGCGGCATAAAAAGCTTTATTAATTTTCTTCCGTCAACGATATACAATCCGGAATTTTGTCTAAGACATACTTTTGAAGCTGTAAAACGCTATCAGGTTAATCCAGCGGACCTTGTATTTGAAGTAGTTGAAACGGAAAAAATTCACGATATTGATCATTTAAAGAACATATTTACAGTGTATAAACGAGAAGGAATTGGTGTGGCTTTAGATGATTTTGGAAGCGGCTTTGCTACCTTAGATGTTCTTATTAAACTTGCTCCTAATTATGTGAAAATAGATCGTTCTAAAATTGATTATTGTGATCAACTTATTGAAAAACAACAATTTTTAAAACAAGTGGTTGCGTTATGTAAGGAGCTAGGGATTATAACTCTTGCAGAGGGCATTGAGCGCAAGGAAGAACTTCAGTATTGTAAACAGATAGGGATTTCATTAGCTCAAGGCTATTATTTAGGAAAGCCAGGGAATTTACCTGCTTAA